A genomic segment from Rhinatrema bivittatum chromosome 19, aRhiBiv1.1, whole genome shotgun sequence encodes:
- the LOC115080428 gene encoding gastrula zinc finger protein XlCGF26.1-like produces MCDGQQMEEWKDRDPSRDSPGPSADYPGGISRITSSRGKEVVQKGESPYACSERGRNFNLCPSLVEAQRLSEGETPFQSADTSENFTTNSQSVEQQEIIECGNKFPERTSHTSIQPYQKKEETTFTGSEEEIRTPMNTKVTAHAKDHLKMKPLKCTQCEQCFFFQAEMEGHVRIHSGERPFQCPECEERFTEKSNLREHKKIHRQDQPFKCSQCEKCFRYRSWLKVHQRSHKGEKSFIWSECDKDLYQKFSLRKHTNIHTGEKQFKCSECDKDFSQMSDLKKHTRMHTGEKPFACSECDKCFAQTSTLKRHKTVHTGEKPFKCSECDKCFTEQSKLKIHNRVHTGEKPFKCSECGKCFTEQSKLKVHNRVHTGEKPFKCSECDKCFPFRSHLNYHKTVHTGDKPFKFSECGKCFTEQSKLKIHNRVHTGEKPFKCSECDKCFSQMADLKKHTRMHTGEKPFACSECDKCFAQTSTLKKHKTVHTGEKQFK; encoded by the coding sequence ATGTGTGATGGGCAGCAGATGGAGGAATGGAAAGATAGAGACCCCTCCAGAGACAGCCCAGGACCTTCAGCTGATTATCCAGGAGGTATCAGTAGAATAACATCATCCAGGGGGAAAGAAGTAGTTCAGAAAGGAGAGAGTCCATATGCATGTTCTGAACGAGGAAGAAATTTCAACCTCTGCCCCAGTCTTGTAGAAGCTCAGAGACTCAGTGAAGGAGAGACTCCATTTCAAAGTGCTGACACTTCAGAAAACTTCACCACAAACTCACAATCTGTTGAACAGCAAGAAATTATTGAATGTGGGAACAAGTTTCCTGAGAGGACAAGTCACACATCTATCCAACCATAtcagaaaaaggaagaaacaacATTTACAGGTTCTGAAGAAGAGATAAGGACCCCTATGAATACAAAAGTTACAGCACATGCAAAAGATCACCTAAAAATGAAACCATTAAAATGCACTCAGTGTGAACAATGCTTTTTCTTCCAAGCTGAGATGGAAGGACATGTAAGAATTCACTCTGGAGAAAGACCATTTCAGTGCCCTGAATGTGAGGAGAGGTTTACTGAGAAATCAAACCTGAGAGAACACAAAAAAATTCACAGACAAGACCAACCTTTTAAGTGTTCTCAATGTGAGAAATGTTTCAGATATAGATCCTGGCTTAAAGTTCATCAGAGAAGTCACAAGGGAGAGAAGTCATTTATATGGTCTGAATGTGATAAAGATTTATATCAGAAATTTAGTTTAAGAAAACACACAAATattcacactggagagaaacaatttaaatgttctgaatgtgataaagatTTCTCACAAATGTCAGATCTTAAAAAACACACAAGAatgcacactggtgagaaaccctTTGCAtgctctgaatgtgataaatgttttgctCAAACATCCACTCTTAAAAGGCACAAAACTGTccatacaggtgagaaaccatttaaatgttctgaatgtgataaatgcttCACCGAGCAATCTAAGCTTAAAATCCACAACAGAGTtcatacaggtgagaaaccatttaaatgttctgaatgtggtaaatgcTTCACCGAGCAATCTAAGCTTAAAGTCCACAACAGAGTTCatactggtgagaaaccatttaaatgttctgaatgtgataaatgttttccCTTTCGATCCCATCTTAACTACCACAAAACCGTCCATACAGGTGATAAACCATTTAAAttttctgaatgtggtaaatgcTTCACTGAACAATCTAAGCTTAAAATCCACAATAGAGTTCATACAGgcgagaaaccatttaaatgttctgaatgcgaTAAATGTTTCTCACAAATGGCAGATCTTAAAAAACACACAAGAatgcacactggtgagaaaccatttgcatgttctgaatgtgataaatgtttcgctCAAACATCCACTCTTAAAAAGCACAAAACTGTCCATACAGGTGAGAAACAA